A region from the Gossypium hirsutum isolate 1008001.06 chromosome A08, Gossypium_hirsutum_v2.1, whole genome shotgun sequence genome encodes:
- the LOC107936503 gene encoding uncharacterized protein: MDPSLPQNLKEYSASLTTIKFVRPLPLLRGPIPAGTLSDPSSGPYILAFKDLASWAAAYKSCESKIIFQCEEGARIRCAITASNKCKLAWWQSLISWKSMDLTERERCEDIEMEVCLVAAKEKCVCFAKAKCTTPFLNARIAVGEKEIMNKRVERMVHAASLPEESKWVYFIGSDNLGGSKPSVTNSRASQYLGHDSQLQM, translated from the coding sequence ATGGACCCTTCATTACCCCAAAACTTGAAGGAATATTCCGCTTCTTTAACGACCATAAAATTCGTGCGCCCCCTCCCATTACTCCGTGGTCCAATCCCGGCCGGAACTTTGAGCGACCCATCATCCGgtccatacatccttgccttcaAAGACCTTGCTTCTTGGGCCGCCGCTTACAAATCTTGCGAATCAAAAATCATATTTCAATGCGAGGAAGGCGCACGAATTAGGTGCGCCATCACTGCTTCCAACAAGTGCAAACTCGCTTGGTGGCAGTCCCTGATTAGTTGGAAATCAATGGACTTAACCGAAAGAGAGCGGTGCGAAGATATCGAAATGGAAGTTTGTTTGGTTGCCGCTAAGGAAAAATGCGTCTGCTTCGCCAAGGCAAAGTGTACGACGCCGTTTTTGAACGCGAGAATCGCAGTAGGGGAGAAGGAGATAATGAATAAACGGGTTGAGAGGATGGTACACGCAGCATCGTTACCGGAGGAAAGCAAATGGGTCTATTTTATCGGGTCGGATAATTTGGGAGGGTCCAAACCAAGTGTGACTAATTCCAGAGCTAGTCAGTATTTGGGCCATGATTCTCAACTTCAAATGTGA